In Apteryx mantelli isolate bAptMan1 chromosome 16, bAptMan1.hap1, whole genome shotgun sequence, a single genomic region encodes these proteins:
- the LDAF1 gene encoding lipid droplet assembly factor 1 has translation MSKEMQELQKQWHSVVQSIHSNSNVVAFMNSRFGQYLDDHPFVALSLLMFVAVSAIPVAFFLIFVVTTVIMACIGVIIMEGVVISIGGIALLCVLCGLGALSLGVSGVLSVCYVILSTLVNYWYVQKGQIRKQEANGTSLQKSPSILDLSANNGKSE, from the exons ATGTCTAAAGAAATGCAGGAGCTGCAGAAGCAATGGCACTCCGTGGTACAGTCCATCCACAGCAACTCAAAC GTTGTTGCATTTATGAACTCTCGTTTTGGCCAATACTTAGATGACCATCCTTTTGTTGCCTTATCACTCCTGATGTTTGTTGCAGTGTCTGCTATTCCTGTtgcattttttctgatttttgttgtTACAACAGTCATAATGGCCTGTATTGGCGTGATAATTATGGAAG GTGTTGTAATATCGATAGGTGGCATAGCCCTCCTTTGCGTGCTGTGTGGCCTGGGCGCACTTTCGCTGGGAGTTTCTGGAGTACTGAGTGTTTGTTACGTCATTCTTTCAACTCTGGTCAACTACTGGTATGTTCAAAA GGGTCAGATAAGGAAGCAGGAAGCTAATGGAACTTCGCTACAGAAGAGTCCTTCCATCTTGGATCTCTCTGCCAATAATGGAAAGAGCGAATAA